From the genome of Streptomyces sp. NBC_00659, one region includes:
- a CDS encoding CpaF family protein, with amino-acid sequence MTTVDHQLVKRFRQDAGDRISEQRREDQVRGVTPMSGEDERHYARAVIAQILEDHARTEINLGRTPLDAETEEQYAAAVHAALFGVGRLQPLLDDPEVENIDINGYDEVFIGYADGRETKGDPVAETDEELIELIQVLGAYSGLSSRPFDSANPQLDLRLPDGSRLSAVMDVTRRPALSIRRARLGKVFMSDLVGNGTLTPEVAHFLACAVRARKNIMIAGATNAGKTTLLRALANEIPPYERLITVERALELGLDTFAELHPNVVAFEERLPNSEDQGAITMAELVRRSLRMNPSRVIVGEVLGDEIVTMLNAMSQGNDGSLSTIHANSSSEVFNRISTYALQATERLPIEASQMLIAGAVNFVVFVQRRNDFESGGRLQRMVTSVREVNGVDGRVLSSEVFAEAPDGRIVPHAPIACLDDLIAQGYRLPGSGNW; translated from the coding sequence ATGACCACCGTCGACCATCAGCTCGTCAAGCGGTTCCGGCAGGACGCCGGTGACCGCATCTCCGAACAGCGCCGCGAGGACCAGGTCCGCGGTGTCACCCCGATGTCCGGCGAGGACGAACGGCACTACGCGCGCGCCGTCATCGCCCAGATACTCGAGGACCACGCCCGCACCGAGATCAACCTCGGCCGGACCCCGCTCGACGCGGAGACCGAGGAGCAGTACGCGGCCGCCGTCCACGCCGCGCTCTTCGGCGTGGGCCGTCTCCAGCCGCTGCTCGACGACCCGGAAGTCGAGAACATCGACATCAACGGGTACGACGAGGTCTTCATCGGCTATGCCGACGGCCGGGAGACGAAGGGGGATCCCGTCGCCGAGACCGACGAGGAACTCATCGAGCTGATCCAGGTCCTCGGCGCGTACTCGGGTCTGTCCTCCCGGCCCTTCGACTCCGCGAACCCGCAGCTCGACCTGCGGCTGCCGGACGGTTCCCGGCTCTCCGCCGTCATGGACGTGACCCGCCGGCCGGCCCTGTCGATCCGCCGCGCGCGCCTCGGCAAGGTCTTCATGTCCGACCTCGTGGGCAACGGCACCCTGACCCCCGAGGTCGCCCACTTCCTCGCCTGCGCCGTCCGGGCCCGCAAGAACATCATGATCGCGGGCGCCACCAACGCCGGCAAGACGACCCTGCTGCGCGCGCTCGCCAACGAGATCCCGCCGTACGAGCGGCTCATCACCGTCGAGCGCGCACTGGAACTCGGCCTCGACACGTTCGCCGAACTGCACCCGAACGTGGTGGCGTTCGAGGAGAGGCTGCCCAACTCCGAGGACCAGGGCGCCATCACCATGGCCGAACTGGTGCGCCGTTCGCTGCGTATGAACCCCTCGCGGGTCATCGTCGGCGAGGTCCTCGGCGACGAGATCGTCACGATGCTCAACGCGATGTCGCAGGGCAACGACGGCTCGCTCTCCACGATCCACGCGAACAGCTCCAGCGAGGTCTTCAACCGCATCTCCACGTACGCGCTCCAGGCGACCGAGCGGCTGCCCATCGAGGCCAGCCAGATGCTCATCGCGGGTGCCGTGAACTTCGTGGTCTTCGTCCAGCGGCGCAACGACTTCGAGTCCGGGGGCCGCCTCCAGCGCATGGTGACCTCCGTGCGCGAGGTCAACGGCGTCGACGGACGGGTGCTGTCCAGCGAGGTGTTCGCCGAGGCCCCGGACGGGCGGATCGTCCCGCACGCGCCCATCGCCTGCCTCGACGACCTCATCGCGCAGGGCTACCGGCTGCCCGGCAGCGGGAATTGGTGA
- a CDS encoding type II secretion system F family protein, which produces MNLTMPILIGAVLGLGVYTLVRALMPSKRSAVAQVARIDAMRARGAAYESAHHGQQDSGRLGSVRAQVGARVAELYLQQGWEQRSLRADLAVLDRSWERFLATKVLLAAAGVFFGPFLFAVAWTLGVGRSPIIPVWLALLFAIVFFFLPDVEVRRDAVAKRRDLRRVIGAYLDLVSMSLAGGRGLPEALMAAAEISDGWATQRIRNALADARITGISQWQALGSLGEELGVEELKDLSASLALVADDGAKVRESLASRAETMRHRELSEIEGSAGEKSQSMLVAQLLLCAGFLVFLIFPAAMRVFQV; this is translated from the coding sequence ATGAACCTGACCATGCCGATCCTGATCGGCGCCGTCCTGGGCCTGGGCGTCTACACCCTCGTCCGCGCGCTGATGCCGTCGAAGCGCAGCGCGGTCGCGCAGGTCGCCCGTATCGACGCGATGCGGGCCCGCGGGGCGGCGTACGAGTCCGCGCACCACGGACAGCAGGACAGCGGACGCCTCGGCAGCGTGCGCGCCCAGGTCGGCGCCCGCGTCGCCGAGCTGTATCTCCAGCAGGGCTGGGAGCAGCGCTCGCTGCGCGCCGACCTCGCGGTCCTGGACCGGAGCTGGGAGCGGTTCCTGGCGACGAAGGTGCTGCTGGCCGCGGCCGGTGTCTTCTTCGGCCCCTTCCTCTTCGCCGTCGCCTGGACGCTCGGCGTCGGCCGCAGTCCGATCATCCCGGTCTGGCTCGCGCTGCTCTTCGCGATCGTCTTCTTCTTCCTCCCCGATGTGGAGGTACGGCGGGACGCGGTGGCCAAGCGGCGCGATCTGCGGCGCGTGATCGGCGCGTATCTGGACCTGGTGTCGATGAGCCTGGCCGGCGGGCGCGGTCTGCCCGAGGCGCTGATGGCCGCCGCCGAGATCTCCGACGGCTGGGCCACCCAGCGCATCCGCAACGCGCTCGCCGACGCCCGGATCACCGGCATCAGCCAGTGGCAGGCGCTCGGCTCGCTCGGCGAGGAACTCGGCGTCGAGGAGCTGAAGGACCTGTCGGCCTCCCTGGCGCTGGTCGCGGACGACGGTGCCAAGGTGCGGGAGTCGCTCGCCTCGCGTGCCGAGACGATGCGCCACCGCGAGCTTTCCGAGATCGAGGGCAGCGCGGGCGAGAAGTCGCAGTCGATGCTCGTCGCCCAACTGCTGCTGTGCGCGGGCTTCCTGGTCTTCCTGATCTTCCCGGCGGCGATGCGTGTGTTCCAGGTCTGA
- a CDS encoding TadE family protein, whose amino-acid sequence MRVRERRGVRRWVRRRVEAASARGDSGMTAIEFVLLTPVLFFMIFATVQFALYFFADHVAQAAAQAGARKARATADAQPGGWRGEAGDVVDSYIRQLGPNLVLSPDVTMLQPEPDTVGVEITGRVPSVFPGLNLTVHAQSSGPVERFVKEEAP is encoded by the coding sequence ATGCGAGTGCGCGAACGTCGAGGGGTACGCCGCTGGGTGCGCCGCAGGGTGGAGGCCGCCTCCGCCCGCGGTGACTCCGGCATGACCGCGATCGAGTTCGTGCTGCTCACTCCGGTGCTCTTCTTCATGATCTTCGCGACGGTGCAGTTCGCGCTGTACTTCTTCGCGGACCATGTCGCCCAGGCGGCGGCCCAGGCGGGCGCCCGCAAGGCCCGCGCCACCGCGGACGCGCAGCCCGGCGGGTGGCGCGGCGAGGCGGGTGACGTCGTCGACAGCTACATCCGCCAGCTCGGCCCGAATCTGGTGCTGTCCCCGGACGTGACGATGCTCCAGCCGGAGCCGGACACCGTGGGGGTCGAGATCACGGGGAGGGTCCCCTCGGTCTTCCCGGGCCTGAACCTGACGGTGCACGCGCAGTCGTCGGGGCCGGTGGAGAGATTCGTGAAGGAGGAAGCGCCGTGA
- a CDS encoding type II secretion system F family protein: MGGLFSLPVLYALGCGIAVGGGLALFAVAVRGLPAKPEHEKHKASERASELIRFAGQRGSIAAIAGLVVLLLTRWAVAGIAAGILVFFWDKLFGGASEERAAMRRVEALASWTESLRDTIAGAVGLEQAIPASARASAPVLRPHLDALVDRLRSRTPLPEALQQLADEIDDASADIIVAALILNARLRGPGLRQVLGALAKSAREEVDMRQRVMAQRASTRRSVQIVVAVSIAFVLGLSIFNREFVEPYGTAVGQLVLTCVCGLFGLGFWWLRKLSTIETPERFLVRDESSVRFVRPRTPVSGDEAVRR, encoded by the coding sequence ATGGGCGGACTGTTCTCCCTGCCCGTCCTGTACGCCCTCGGGTGCGGGATCGCCGTCGGCGGCGGCCTCGCGCTGTTCGCCGTCGCCGTGCGCGGACTTCCGGCCAAGCCCGAACACGAGAAGCACAAGGCGAGCGAGCGCGCGAGCGAGCTGATCCGGTTCGCCGGACAGCGCGGCTCGATCGCCGCGATCGCCGGCCTTGTCGTCCTTCTCCTCACCCGCTGGGCCGTCGCCGGTATCGCGGCCGGCATCCTCGTCTTCTTCTGGGACAAGCTCTTCGGCGGCGCCTCCGAGGAACGGGCCGCGATGCGCCGGGTGGAGGCGCTGGCGTCCTGGACCGAGTCGCTGCGCGACACCATCGCGGGCGCGGTCGGCCTGGAACAGGCCATCCCCGCCTCGGCACGCGCCTCCGCCCCCGTACTGCGCCCGCATCTCGACGCGCTGGTGGACCGGCTGCGTTCCCGGACACCGCTGCCCGAGGCCCTCCAGCAACTGGCCGACGAGATCGACGACGCGTCCGCCGACATCATCGTGGCCGCGCTGATCCTCAACGCGCGGCTGCGCGGCCCCGGTCTGCGCCAAGTGCTGGGCGCGCTGGCCAAGTCGGCGCGCGAGGAGGTCGACATGCGGCAGCGCGTGATGGCCCAGCGCGCCTCGACCCGCCGTTCCGTGCAGATCGTCGTCGCGGTGTCCATCGCCTTCGTCCTCGGACTGTCGATCTTCAACCGTGAGTTCGTCGAGCCGTACGGCACCGCGGTCGGCCAGCTCGTCCTCACGTGTGTCTGCGGCCTGTTCGGCCTCGGCTTCTGGTGGCTGCGCAAGCTGTCCACGATCGAGACGCCGGAGCGGTTCCTGGTACGGGACGAGTCGTCCGTGCGGTTCGTGCGGCCCCGTACACCGGTTTCCGGGGATGAGGCGGTACGCCGATGA
- a CDS encoding TadE/TadG family type IV pilus assembly protein, producing the protein MTGPKALLAALPDRVSGYRRDRGLSTIEVVILAPVMILFILVLVAFGQLVDGRGALDGAARDAARAGSIQKDHATAMAEARKAAEADLGDVCSGPVNVTQTSTGFEPDTLFTVEVSCEVRGLAMIGLDVPTTLEASFSSPLDPFRRTA; encoded by the coding sequence GTGACGGGACCGAAGGCCCTGCTCGCCGCGCTCCCGGACCGCGTGTCCGGGTACCGGCGCGACCGGGGGCTGTCCACCATCGAGGTGGTCATCCTCGCGCCGGTGATGATCCTCTTCATTCTTGTCCTGGTGGCCTTCGGGCAGCTGGTCGACGGGCGCGGCGCGCTGGACGGCGCTGCCCGGGACGCCGCGCGGGCCGGTTCGATCCAGAAGGACCACGCGACGGCCATGGCCGAGGCGAGGAAGGCGGCCGAGGCCGACCTCGGAGACGTCTGCTCGGGTCCGGTGAACGTGACGCAGACCAGCACGGGCTTCGAGCCGGACACGCTCTTCACCGTCGAGGTGAGCTGCGAGGTACGGGGTCTCGCGATGATCGGCCTCGACGTGCCCACCACCCTGGAGGCCTCCTTCAGTTCCCCGCTGGACCCGTTCCGGAGGACGGCATGA
- a CDS encoding toxin-antitoxin system YwqK family antitoxin, with protein MRIDVADPELDRGIDQSLIYQGELFTGETVEKDSRTGQVVAVTAYADGLEDGPVREWFPDGADRAEGRCRRGIPCGRWREWHANGRLALEKEYGARGMVRSIKKWSESGELVDDRTFNA; from the coding sequence ATGCGCATCGACGTCGCCGACCCCGAGCTGGACCGGGGAATCGACCAGTCGCTCATCTATCAGGGCGAGTTGTTCACCGGTGAGACCGTCGAGAAGGATTCCCGGACGGGACAGGTGGTCGCCGTGACGGCCTATGCCGATGGTCTGGAAGACGGCCCCGTACGCGAGTGGTTTCCGGACGGGGCCGACAGGGCGGAGGGCCGGTGCCGGCGAGGCATTCCGTGCGGTCGGTGGCGGGAGTGGCACGCGAACGGGCGGCTTGCCCTCGAGAAGGAGTATGGCGCGCGCGGCATGGTGAGATCGATCAAGAAGTGGTCGGAGAGCGGCGAGCTCGTCGACGACCGGACCTTCAACGCGTGA
- a CDS encoding pilus assembly protein TadG-related protein codes for MKPNSAVRGWAAGRRERLDDRGSGAGAVIIFALVFLSLSAFVIDGGMSISKRERAADIAEQAARFAAQDIDLESLYENENGPAPINFENCGARVKAFAREMGMSGADIAATHCVTADADQVEVEVQLTYSPVFTGMFYGGDVTVHGRAVAENEVG; via the coding sequence ATGAAGCCGAACTCCGCCGTACGCGGCTGGGCCGCCGGGCGCCGGGAACGGCTCGACGACCGCGGCTCGGGCGCCGGCGCGGTCATCATCTTCGCGCTCGTCTTCCTGTCGCTCTCGGCCTTCGTCATCGACGGGGGCATGTCCATCTCCAAGCGGGAGAGGGCCGCGGACATCGCGGAGCAGGCGGCCCGTTTCGCCGCCCAGGACATCGACCTCGAGTCCCTCTACGAGAACGAGAACGGCCCGGCGCCCATCAACTTCGAGAACTGCGGCGCCCGGGTGAAGGCGTTCGCCCGGGAGATGGGCATGTCCGGCGCCGACATCGCGGCCACCCACTGCGTGACCGCCGACGCCGATCAGGTGGAGGTCGAGGTCCAGCTCACCTACTCGCCGGTCTTCACCGGCATGTTCTACGGCGGTGACGTGACCGTCCACGGGCGGGCGGTGGCGGAGAACGAGGTGGGCTGA